One genomic window of Conger conger chromosome 9, fConCon1.1, whole genome shotgun sequence includes the following:
- the mpz gene encoding myelin protein P0 isoform X3, with amino-acid sequence MLLFLTLLSAGLVAIVPQSQAIVIYTGWERHALIGSDVRLSCSFFSWRWTSEDVTFSWSYRPDGTRDSISIFHYTGGLPYVDNKGPFRDRLEFVGNPQRRDGSILLKNLDFNDNGTFTCDAKNPPDIVGRASSVRLLVFEKLPVQAGVITGAIIGAVLGLLVLIVVIYYLMRFLVARRVFSLSVSKHGKKGKGKEGSQQRQMF; translated from the exons ATGCTGCTGTTCCTCACACTACTGTCTGCGGGCCTGGTGGCCATAG TGCCGCAGTCCCAGGCCATCGTGATCTACACGGGCTGGGAGCGCCATGCCCTCATCGGCTCTGACGTCCGGCTGTCCTGCTCCTTCTTCTCCTGGCGATGGACCTCGGAGGACGTGACTTTCTCCTGGAGCTACCGGCCCGACGGGACCCGCGACAGCATCTCT ATATTCCACTACACCGGGGGTCTCCCCTACGTGGATAATAAGGGCCCGTTCCGGGACAGGCTGGAGTTCGTGGGGAACCCCCAGAGGCGCGACGGCTCCATTCTGCTGAAGAACCTGGACTTCAACGACAACGGAACCTTCACCTGCGACGCCAAGAACCCCCCTGACATCGTGGGGCGGGCCTCCAGTGTGCGTCTGCTGGTGTTCGAGAAAC tGCCCGTCCAGGCTGGTGTGATCACTGGCGCCATCATCGGGGCGGTCCTGGGACTGCTGGTGCTGATCGTGGTGATCTACTATCTGATGAGGTTCCTGGTGGCCCGCCGTGTCTTCAGCCTCAGTGTCAG CAAACACGGgaagaaaggaaaaggaaaagaggGATCACAGCAGAGACAG
- the mpz gene encoding myelin protein P0 isoform X2, with protein sequence MLLFLTLLSAGLVAIVPQSQAIVIYTGWERHALIGSDVRLSCSFFSWRWTSEDVTFSWSYRPDGTRDSISIFHYTGGLPYVDNKGPFRDRLEFVGNPQRRDGSILLKNLDFNDNGTFTCDAKNPPDIVGRASSVRLLVFEKLPVQAGVITGAIIGAVLGLLVLIVVIYYLMRFLVARRVFSLSVSKHGKKGKGKEGSQQRQLRRESPFSFLSF encoded by the exons ATGCTGCTGTTCCTCACACTACTGTCTGCGGGCCTGGTGGCCATAG TGCCGCAGTCCCAGGCCATCGTGATCTACACGGGCTGGGAGCGCCATGCCCTCATCGGCTCTGACGTCCGGCTGTCCTGCTCCTTCTTCTCCTGGCGATGGACCTCGGAGGACGTGACTTTCTCCTGGAGCTACCGGCCCGACGGGACCCGCGACAGCATCTCT ATATTCCACTACACCGGGGGTCTCCCCTACGTGGATAATAAGGGCCCGTTCCGGGACAGGCTGGAGTTCGTGGGGAACCCCCAGAGGCGCGACGGCTCCATTCTGCTGAAGAACCTGGACTTCAACGACAACGGAACCTTCACCTGCGACGCCAAGAACCCCCCTGACATCGTGGGGCGGGCCTCCAGTGTGCGTCTGCTGGTGTTCGAGAAAC tGCCCGTCCAGGCTGGTGTGATCACTGGCGCCATCATCGGGGCGGTCCTGGGACTGCTGGTGCTGATCGTGGTGATCTACTATCTGATGAGGTTCCTGGTGGCCCGCCGTGTCTTCAGCCTCAGTGTCAG CAAACACGGgaagaaaggaaaaggaaaagaggGATCACAGCAGAGACAG